The region ATGCCCTCGAGATCGATGTAGTGCCCGGCCCGGTCGCGCTTGGCGGCGAGATAACTGACGTTCTCCGCGGTCGGACGCCCCAGGACCCGGTGATCGGAGATGACCTCGAGACCGGCCTGCGCCAGCGCCCCGATCTTCTCGGGGTTGTTGGTCATCAGGCGGACCTTTCCGACGCCCAGCTCCTTGAGCATCACGGCGGCGAAATCGAAGCGGCGCTGATCGGCCTCGAAGCCGAGGACCTCATCGGCGTCATAGGTGTCGAAGCCCTGCGACTGGAGCTTGTAGGCGCGGATCTTGTTGGCGATGCCGTTCCCGCGCCCTTCCTGGTCGAGATAGAGAAGAATGCCGCCTTCGTTCGAGGCCATGAAGCGCACGGTCTCGCGCAGCTGGTCGCCGCAATCGCATTTCAGGCTGCCGAAGAGATCGCCGGTCAGGCAGGCCGAATGCAGGCGCACGGTCACGGGCTTCGCGATATCCGGCTTGCCCACGATGATCGCCACCTGGTCGCGCAGGCCCTCGCCGCCGCGGAACACCACGAACTCGCTGGTGGGCGCCCCCTCCAGCGGGACCGGTGCCCGGCTGACGATCCTGAGGTCGGCCGCCCTGGCCCGGCGATAGCCCCGGATGGCCTCGCCCGGCACGCGCACGAGGGACGGATCGATCTCGATGCCCTTCGCCAGCGGCACGACGATCACGGCCGGCAGCACAAGGGACAGGCGGGCCAGCTCCAGGGCCTCCCCGTCAAGCTCATCGGCCGGGCGGACCGGCGCGTCGATGCGGCTGTCGACCCTGAGCGCCAAGGCTTCCACGCGGCTACGCTCCACCATGGGCAGGGCCACCCGGCCGGGGACCTCCCGTTCGAGACCGAGGCGGCGAAGCCTGGCCGCCGGCAGGACGAGATGGGCACGTCCGCCGGCAACGGCTTCGATCTCCGCACCCATGGCCTCGTCCAGGTCCTCCACGCCGACGACGAGCGCGCTGCCCTCCGGCCCGTCGATCACCACGGGCCGGGCACTGCGAAACTCCACGATCGCCCGCTCGACCGAGGTCGTGGCGGGATTGTCGGACAGGCTCAAGGTCAGGCGCATTCTCGAATACTCGGGCAAACAGCCTCAAATCTGGCGGGAGACGAGGTCTTTCGGGCCGAAAAGCCCCTGAAGCCGCGTTTCAGGACGATTTTCACCCTATCACAGGCCTCCACCGATCCCTAACCCCATAGATGCGATGGCAGCCATGTCGAATCAACAGGCTCCCCTGCAAAGGCCTCTCGGCTCGACGGCATAGTCGGAGCGCGCTATCTCTGGCCCTTTCCCCCGCTTCAGCTTCCGTAAAGACACTTGATGATGCCTCCATTCCTGTCCCGGCTTTTCGCCCTCGGATTCCTCGGTCTCGCCTCGACGGCGACCGCCGCAACCCTCGATGGCCTGGCCGTCGACGTGACGAACACCAGCGAGCCGGTACTCTGCGCCGAAAAGGACAACGTGGCGATCAACTTCGCCTCGCCGGAAGTGAAGCATTTCCAGATCGAGGCCGTGCATCCGGCCTATATGGGTTCCCTGCGCCAGGATCGCTGGGAGCCGGACTGGACGGCCTGCGAGGACATCTCCGAGGAAACCTCGGCCAAGCCGCACCCGACCATGTCGACCCTCTATGAGGACGCCGACCTGCGCATCATGGGCCTTTCCTTCACCGAGTTCTGGCGTCCGAGCAACGTCACCGTGACCATCGGCGACAAGGTCACGCCGAACATCCATCTCCTGCAATTGCTCAAGAAGCGCGGCGACAAGGCCGTGGAGGTGCTCGTGATCTATCCGGGCGACGGCTATTGGCGCATCAAGCCGCTCCCGCCCGAGCACCTGGACTGGACCTCCTACGGCTCTTCCTTCCTGGTCGGCCCGGTCGAGTTCGATCAGCGTCCCGTGGTGAACCTGAAGGACGTCGCCTTCGACCCGAAGGCCATGGCCTTCACGCTCACCCTGGCGAAGGGCGGCAAGGCGAGCGTCGCCGTGAAGGCCCTCAATGAAGAGCGCATGACCCTGGACGTCTCCTTCGATCAGGCGGTATCCGGCCTGCCCTTCGCGGGCCTTCGCTCCATGTATGTGACCGAATTCAACGCCGATGTGGCGCGGATCGCGGTGCGTGAGGAGAAAGCACGCTCCTGGCGTGAGGAGCCTATCATGGACTTCCAGAGCGCCAAAGTGACCGATGCATGGATGGGACGTCTCGTCCCTTCCCGTCACAATACCAGCGCGCCCGACATGATGTTCAACCGCTTCCGTGCGCAGCCGGGCGCTTCGCGCTGAACAGGGCGCCCAGCCTCGAGACGAGCCGCCCGTCGATCAGGATGAGCCCTGCCCCGATCAGGGCCATCCCGGCCATGTGCCGGGCCGCCAGGGTCTCGCCGAGAACGAGCACGCCGAGCAGGATGGCGCTGACCGGGATGAGGAAGGTCACGAGACCCACATTGGTGGCACCCGCCCGCGCGAGCAGGCGGAAGAAGATCAGGTAGGCGAAGGCCGTCGAGACCAGGCCGAGGGCCGCGAGGGACAGGATCGTGCCCGTGCTCGGCATCGCCAACGTCCAAGGCCGGTCGACGATCAGCGCGGTGGGCAACAGAAGCGCGCTCGAGACCGCGACCTGACCCGTCGCCGTGGCGAGCGGCGGAATCCCCATGGTCTTGAATCGCCGGCCGAAGACCCCTGAAAAACCGTATGACAGGGCAGCGCCGAGGACCGCGAGCTGGGCGAGAATGCTCGCGTCCAGGGACACGAAGGCCGCAGCCCCGATCATCACGGCGACACCCACGAACCCGACGATCACGCCGGCGAGTCGCTGGCCCGTCAGGCGCTCATCGTCCGTGAGGTAATGCGCCACGATGACCGTGAAGAGCGGCGTGGTCGCATTGAGAATGGATGCGAGTCCACTGGGAATGTGGCCCTGACTCCACACGATGAGGGTGAACGGGATGACGTTGTTGAGGATCGACATCCCGAGAAAGGCGGCCCAGACCTGACGGCCGCGCGGCAGCTCCACCCCCATGAATCTCAAAACGAGAAGCAGCGCCGAGGCCGCCGTGACGACCCGCAGCGCCACGATCGTCAGGGGCGGCAGCTCGCGGACCGCGACCCCGATGAAGAGGAAGGAGCCGCCCCAGACGACGGAGAGGATCGCCAGCAGCATCCAATCGGACGCATTCATGGTCTTCTGAACGGACGCCTGTGTCATCGTGTTATTTCCCGAACTCACCGGCTGCAATGACACAAAGCCCGTCGGTGCA is a window of Microvirga lotononidis DNA encoding:
- the ribA gene encoding GTP cyclohydrolase II RibA, with protein sequence MRLTLSLSDNPATTSVERAIVEFRSARPVVIDGPEGSALVVGVEDLDEAMGAEIEAVAGGRAHLVLPAARLRRLGLEREVPGRVALPMVERSRVEALALRVDSRIDAPVRPADELDGEALELARLSLVLPAVIVVPLAKGIEIDPSLVRVPGEAIRGYRRARAADLRIVSRAPVPLEGAPTSEFVVFRGGEGLRDQVAIIVGKPDIAKPVTVRLHSACLTGDLFGSLKCDCGDQLRETVRFMASNEGGILLYLDQEGRGNGIANKIRAYKLQSQGFDTYDADEVLGFEADQRRFDFAAVMLKELGVGKVRLMTNNPEKIGALAQAGLEVISDHRVLGRPTAENVSYLAAKRDRAGHYIDLEGMLACSQKD
- a CDS encoding DMT family transporter — its product is MTQASVQKTMNASDWMLLAILSVVWGGSFLFIGVAVRELPPLTIVALRVVTAASALLLVLRFMGVELPRGRQVWAAFLGMSILNNVIPFTLIVWSQGHIPSGLASILNATTPLFTVIVAHYLTDDERLTGQRLAGVIVGFVGVAVMIGAAAFVSLDASILAQLAVLGAALSYGFSGVFGRRFKTMGIPPLATATGQVAVSSALLLPTALIVDRPWTLAMPSTGTILSLAALGLVSTAFAYLIFFRLLARAGATNVGLVTFLIPVSAILLGVLVLGETLAARHMAGMALIGAGLILIDGRLVSRLGALFSAKRPAAHGSG